A single region of the Lysinibacillus sp. B2A1 genome encodes:
- a CDS encoding response regulator produces the protein MDVINVLLIEDDPMVREVNRQFIEQIKGFSLVGYASNGIEGIQKIRQLTPELVFMDIFMPEQDGIITLGKIREEHLPVDVIAVTAANDMPTVQRILHLGVYDYIMKPFTFERIEQTLKNYQNYRKKISGMQDLTQHDVDHLMQQRLPEQAAVSTGMDTIIIEELPKGFNRATLDKVLAYIQESGGAVSAEEVSTYIGTARVTARRYLDFLEKQNLLKVDIQYGSVGRPIHRYYI, from the coding sequence TCTTACTAATTGAAGATGATCCAATGGTACGAGAAGTGAACAGACAATTTATTGAGCAAATCAAGGGTTTTTCATTAGTTGGCTATGCTAGCAATGGTATTGAGGGAATTCAAAAGATTAGACAATTAACTCCAGAGCTTGTCTTTATGGATATTTTTATGCCAGAGCAAGATGGCATTATTACGCTAGGGAAAATTCGAGAGGAGCATCTTCCTGTTGATGTAATTGCTGTAACTGCTGCGAACGATATGCCCACTGTGCAGCGTATTTTACACTTAGGTGTCTATGATTATATTATGAAGCCTTTTACGTTTGAGAGAATTGAGCAGACCTTAAAAAATTATCAAAACTACAGAAAGAAAATAAGCGGTATGCAGGATTTAACCCAACATGATGTCGATCATTTAATGCAACAACGTCTTCCTGAACAAGCTGCAGTTTCAACAGGAATGGATACAATTATTATAGAAGAGCTGCCAAAAGGGTTTAATCGAGCTACCTTAGATAAGGTGCTTGCGTATATTCAAGAAAGTGGTGGAGCAGTATCAGCGGAGGAGGTATCTACTTATATAGGTACAGCACGAGTTACAGCAAGACGCTATCTAGACTTTTTAGAAAAGCAAAATCTATTAAAAGTAGATATACAATATGGAAGCGTAGGACGTCCTATTCATCGTTATTATATTTAA
- a CDS encoding GNAT family N-acetyltransferase, which produces MKRLTKNCKIEHLKLEHYYAINALYSNVNVRAYLGGVPKESYIEASFRGMLEAPFPNTYFYISLRTTDEFIGLVSIDEYHDKEAYELSYQFLPQYWGQGYAYEVLTDVINYGLNVLSLPYLVAETQTANVASCRLLEKVGMYKVQVLERFGHEQAVYELGKIV; this is translated from the coding sequence ATGAAAAGGTTGACAAAAAACTGTAAAATTGAGCATTTAAAGCTAGAACACTATTATGCAATAAATGCACTCTATTCAAATGTAAATGTCAGAGCCTATCTAGGGGGCGTCCCAAAAGAAAGCTACATCGAAGCTTCGTTTAGAGGAATGTTAGAAGCCCCATTTCCCAATACATATTTTTATATTTCGTTAAGGACAACGGATGAATTCATAGGGCTTGTCTCAATAGATGAATATCATGATAAAGAGGCATATGAGCTTTCATATCAATTTTTACCACAGTATTGGGGGCAAGGATATGCATATGAGGTACTAACAGATGTAATAAATTATGGATTGAATGTTCTGAGTTTGCCGTACTTAGTAGCAGAAACACAAACAGCAAACGTTGCGTCCTGTCGTTTACTAGAAAAAGTAGGGATGTACAAGGTACAGGTATTAGAAAGATTTGGACATGAACAAGCTGTTTATGAATTGGGGA